Proteins encoded in a region of the Shewanella polaris genome:
- a CDS encoding response regulator produces the protein MIYSNQDRMPTILIVDDEPANLRVLKKMLEDQYRLIFAKSGEEALRLIERDLPDLILLDVMMPGMTGFEVCQQLKTEQRTKAVPVIFVTALSDEVDEAKGFDMGAVDYITKPVSPAVVKARVRTHLSLVQAEDLRRTRLQVIQRLGRASEYKDNETGMHVMRMSHFSKIIALAYGLSKSAADNLLHAAPMHDIGKIGIPDSIMLKPGKLTVEEFAIMKKHPEIGAEILGESDSDLIALAKLVAMTHHEKWDGSGYPHGLKGEDIPIEGRIVAIADVFDALTSKRPYKEAWTVDKAMAFLHDQSGIHFDPQLVTLFQQSLPSILYIKQRWQD, from the coding sequence ATGATATATAGCAACCAAGACCGTATGCCGACAATTCTTATTGTCGACGATGAACCCGCTAACCTCAGAGTGTTAAAGAAAATGCTTGAGGATCAGTACAGACTAATTTTCGCAAAAAGTGGCGAAGAAGCTCTGCGTTTAATTGAACGCGACTTGCCTGATCTGATTTTGCTAGATGTGATGATGCCGGGTATGACCGGTTTTGAAGTCTGCCAGCAACTTAAAACAGAGCAACGCACCAAAGCTGTACCTGTCATTTTTGTGACGGCGTTAAGTGACGAAGTTGACGAAGCTAAAGGCTTTGATATGGGCGCAGTAGACTACATCACTAAACCCGTGTCACCTGCAGTGGTTAAGGCACGTGTTCGTACTCATTTATCTTTAGTGCAAGCTGAAGACTTGCGCCGTACCCGCTTACAAGTCATTCAACGTTTAGGGCGTGCATCAGAATACAAAGACAATGAAACCGGTATGCATGTGATGCGCATGAGCCATTTTTCTAAAATTATTGCTCTTGCCTATGGCCTATCAAAATCGGCCGCCGACAATTTACTCCATGCAGCGCCAATGCACGATATTGGTAAAATAGGTATTCCCGACAGCATTATGCTTAAACCGGGTAAGCTAACCGTTGAAGAATTTGCCATCATGAAAAAGCACCCTGAAATCGGTGCCGAAATTCTAGGTGAATCAGATTCAGATTTAATCGCCTTAGCCAAATTAGTCGCGATGACTCACCATGAAAAGTGGGATGGCAGCGGCTACCCTCATGGACTTAAAGGTGAAGATATTCCTATTGAGGGACGTATTGTGGCAATTGCCGACGTATTTGATGCTCTCACCAGTAAACGCCCTTACAAAGAAGCATGGACTGTCGACAAAGCCATGGCATTTTTACATGACCAAAGCGGCATACATTTTGACCCGCAGTTAGTGACACTATTTCAGCAATCTTTGCCCAGCATTTTATACATTAAGCAACGCTGGCAAGACTAA
- the msrP gene encoding protein-methionine-sulfoxide reductase catalytic subunit MsrP has translation MTGKKGFTQGIHKRASWHIPDNQVTPESVFNDRRNIIKALGLGALGASLPGQVQAGIFDLFGEQKAQNPFVTQGLQYATPAKFVLPNPKTPEDKVIRHNNFYEFGASKSDPFDNAQGFKVDPWTLTIDGLVDKPITLDLHELTTRFALEERTYRLRCVEAWSMVVPWVGFSLASLLKQAGVQSNATHIAFETLFDPDQMPGQKSRLMGGGIHYPYVEGLTVAEAMNDLSFLAVGLYGKTLPPQNGAPIRLVVPWKYGFKSIKSIVRIRVMDKQPPTSWNQLASSEYGFYANVNPEVDHPRWSQASERSIGEGGLFSAKRIPTQMFNGYGDSVADLYKNIDLRKFY, from the coding sequence ATGACCGGTAAAAAAGGTTTTACTCAAGGCATACATAAACGTGCTTCTTGGCATATTCCTGATAACCAAGTTACGCCTGAATCGGTATTTAATGATCGTCGTAACATCATTAAAGCTCTAGGGTTAGGTGCATTGGGAGCGAGTTTGCCGGGTCAGGTTCAAGCCGGTATTTTTGATTTATTTGGCGAGCAAAAAGCGCAAAATCCTTTCGTGACTCAAGGCCTGCAATACGCTACTCCAGCCAAGTTTGTATTACCTAATCCGAAAACACCTGAAGATAAAGTGATTCGTCATAATAATTTCTATGAATTTGGTGCCAGTAAATCGGACCCATTTGATAATGCACAAGGTTTTAAGGTTGATCCTTGGACGTTAACTATCGACGGTTTAGTCGATAAACCGATTACTCTAGATTTACATGAACTGACCACTCGTTTTGCCCTTGAAGAACGCACTTATCGCTTACGCTGTGTTGAAGCATGGTCGATGGTTGTTCCTTGGGTCGGTTTTTCGTTAGCCAGCTTACTTAAACAAGCAGGCGTGCAAAGTAATGCGACCCATATTGCCTTTGAAACGCTATTTGACCCAGACCAAATGCCAGGGCAAAAGAGCCGGTTAATGGGCGGGGGGATCCACTATCCTTATGTTGAGGGCTTAACAGTTGCTGAGGCAATGAACGATTTATCGTTTTTAGCCGTAGGCTTATACGGTAAAACCTTGCCGCCCCAAAATGGTGCTCCAATCCGCTTAGTCGTGCCTTGGAAATATGGTTTTAAAAGTATCAAGTCTATTGTGCGGATTCGGGTGATGGATAAACAGCCTCCGACAAGCTGGAATCAATTGGCCTCAAGTGAGTATGGTTTTTACGCCAATGTAAACCCAGAGGTTGATCATCCTCGTTGGTCGCAGGCATCTGAACGCAGCATTGGTGAAGGCGGTTTATTTTCTGCTAAACGTATCCCAACCCAAATGTTTAACGGTTATGGTGATTCAGTGGCTGATTTATACAAAAATATCGATTTGAGGAAATTTTATTAA
- a CDS encoding DUF6435 family protein — protein MLSFFKPNPVKKLRKSYDLILEQAMQAQRKGDIKTYSLLTAESEQIWDKITALEATSK, from the coding sequence ATGTTGTCATTCTTTAAGCCAAATCCAGTCAAAAAATTACGTAAAAGCTATGATTTAATACTTGAACAAGCCATGCAAGCCCAGCGTAAAGGCGATATCAAAACCTATTCATTACTCACGGCTGAATCAGAACAGATTTGGGATAAAATAACGGCTTTAGAAGCTACCAGTAAATAA
- the msrQ gene encoding protein-methionine-sulfoxide reductase heme-binding subunit MsrQ, with translation MRISPRGLFWLKVLLHISFLLPAFYLVALVLTDNAGGDPVQYIIHYTGMGAINSLLVTLLISPIAKRFKIAALMQTRRLVGLYVCAYALLHISAFISLDLLFAWGLLFEEVIKRPYILVGAATLIIILLLAITSLNRIKRRMGKGWQSLHNWIYVAAILAPIHFYWSVKSEIIEPSIYIVLFAALLFYRKDSIYKWLKPNK, from the coding sequence ATGCGGATTAGCCCTCGAGGTCTGTTTTGGTTAAAGGTTTTGTTGCATATTAGCTTTTTATTGCCAGCCTTTTATCTCGTGGCGCTAGTATTAACTGACAACGCGGGTGGCGATCCGGTGCAGTATATTATTCACTACACCGGCATGGGCGCGATTAATAGTTTATTAGTGACTTTGCTTATTTCACCCATAGCCAAACGATTTAAAATAGCGGCGCTGATGCAAACTCGTCGTTTGGTAGGCTTGTATGTTTGCGCTTATGCGCTATTACACATAAGTGCGTTTATTAGTTTAGATTTACTGTTTGCGTGGGGTTTATTGTTCGAAGAAGTGATTAAGCGGCCCTATATTTTGGTCGGTGCTGCAACCTTGATTATCATTTTGTTACTGGCGATTACCTCTTTGAATCGTATAAAGCGCCGTATGGGTAAGGGCTGGCAATCATTGCATAATTGGATTTATGTGGCAGCAATACTGGCACCAATCCACTTTTACTGGTCAGTAAAGTCGGAAATTATCGAACCCAGTATTTATATTGTACTCTTTGCGGCCTTGTTATTTTACCGCAAAGACAGTATTTATAAGTGGTTGAAACCGAACAAATAA
- a CDS encoding MFS transporter, giving the protein MTSAAALPSQLNTTAILLVLALGTFILGLSEFSMMPMLPLISETFASTPSQSGYAISAYAIGVVVGAPILMLTTANMKKRHALTIFLTLMFISNGLSAMATSLEQLIVFRFLSGLPHGAYFGAAILLAADIAPQNKRASYMSKVFMGLTIATIVGVPIVTLVGQNLSWRYCLAGASVLALIALVCVYVVIPKIENNQPSNLINEFSVLKNKLVWSILGIVIIGFGGVFCIYTYIADTILVVTETPAYTISIAMVMFGIGCTLGNYVLGKAADRAALKTTGIALVCTIIFSLAYVSASHNIWLLYTVIFFIGCSVGLATLIQTLLMDVSPNGHAMIGALVQCSFNTANAIGPWVGGMFIAQGAMPNETGYVAAVLFAGGLMMWLLSYLQMSKKNAQLEQCSA; this is encoded by the coding sequence ATGACATCGGCTGCAGCATTACCTAGCCAACTGAACACCACCGCCATTTTACTAGTATTAGCTTTAGGCACATTTATATTAGGATTATCAGAGTTTTCGATGATGCCAATGCTGCCATTAATTAGCGAGACATTTGCCTCAACACCGTCACAAAGTGGTTATGCTATTAGTGCTTATGCGATAGGGGTTGTTGTAGGTGCACCTATTTTAATGTTGACAACAGCCAACATGAAAAAACGTCATGCCTTAACAATATTTTTAACATTAATGTTTATTTCTAATGGCTTAAGTGCCATGGCAACCTCACTTGAGCAGCTTATTGTATTTCGCTTTTTAAGTGGCCTGCCCCATGGCGCTTATTTTGGTGCCGCTATTTTATTGGCTGCCGATATTGCCCCTCAAAATAAACGCGCAAGTTACATGTCTAAAGTATTTATGGGCCTAACCATAGCCACCATTGTAGGGGTTCCAATTGTCACTTTAGTCGGCCAAAACTTAAGTTGGCGTTATTGTTTAGCGGGTGCATCTGTCCTCGCCTTAATTGCATTAGTATGTGTATATGTGGTGATCCCAAAAATTGAAAACAACCAACCATCAAATTTAATCAATGAGTTTAGCGTGTTAAAGAATAAATTGGTCTGGTCAATTCTTGGCATTGTCATTATTGGCTTTGGTGGCGTATTTTGTATTTACACTTACATCGCCGATACCATTTTAGTGGTGACTGAAACACCGGCATACACAATTTCAATCGCAATGGTTATGTTTGGTATTGGTTGTACCTTAGGTAACTATGTATTAGGCAAAGCAGCCGATCGCGCCGCCTTAAAAACCACCGGTATCGCTTTAGTTTGTACGATTATATTTTCGCTTGCCTACGTCAGTGCCAGCCATAATATTTGGTTATTGTATACGGTGATTTTCTTTATAGGCTGCAGTGTGGGTTTAGCGACACTCATTCAAACCTTACTGATGGACGTATCGCCAAATGGTCACGCTATGATAGGTGCATTAGTACAATGTTCATTTAACACCGCCAATGCTATCGGCCCTTGGGTGGGCGGCATGTTTATCGCACAAGGGGCAATGCCTAACGAGACTGGTTATGTAGCAGCAGTGCTATTTGCCGGCGGCTTAATGATGTGGCTGTTAAGTTATCTGCAAATGAGTAAGAAAAATGCTCAACTAGAGCAGTGTTCTGCGTAA
- the rmuC gene encoding DNA recombination protein RmuC, which yields MPFAVSLTPPQIAALVAVALLAFLIGALINQRLTRQRWEQLKLQHEQQTLQQLNEVQIEMSRLQDNLDDKIDHSNHLQSKIEDLIAQLSSAETKADRVNLVEQQMLEAQHRLMESQLNLAKSNAVQQTILVKAETEQKSLQDKIVLLESAEERLKLQFENLANRIFEERSESFKQQNVSQMDGVLGPLKQQLEGFRRQIQESYTHEQSERSALKHQLDNLRDLNLKMSQDAINLTKALKGDNKQQGNWGEVILERVLQESGLREGHEYQTQQDLKDDNGKRFKPDVIVHLPEQKDVVIDAKMSLVSYERYFNSEDKDIRDQAIKEHALSIRQHIKGLSQKDYHKLHGLKSLDYVLMFIPIEPAFLLAIEYDPSLVNFALEQNIMLVSPTNLLVALRTINNIWRYEYQNQNAQNIAKQASRIYDKLCGYLEDMDKLGRALDTADKSYQNAMSKLSSGKGNLIRQAHHMQQLGVDTSKQIDKQLLNRALDESVEKHESNG from the coding sequence ATGCCTTTTGCTGTGTCATTAACGCCTCCTCAAATTGCTGCTTTGGTTGCTGTTGCATTACTCGCCTTTCTTATTGGCGCCCTAATCAATCAACGCTTAACACGTCAACGATGGGAGCAGCTCAAACTGCAACATGAACAGCAAACACTCCAACAACTCAATGAAGTTCAAATTGAAATGTCGAGATTACAAGATAATCTCGATGATAAGATTGATCACAGTAATCATCTGCAAAGCAAAATAGAAGATTTGATTGCCCAGCTTTCTAGCGCAGAAACCAAAGCCGACCGAGTTAATCTTGTTGAACAACAAATGCTCGAAGCCCAACATCGTTTAATGGAGTCACAGCTCAATTTAGCCAAATCTAACGCTGTGCAACAAACCATTCTGGTTAAAGCAGAAACAGAACAAAAATCATTACAAGATAAAATCGTCTTGCTCGAGTCTGCAGAGGAACGCCTTAAACTGCAATTTGAAAACCTTGCTAATCGTATTTTTGAAGAACGCAGTGAAAGCTTTAAACAACAAAACGTCTCACAAATGGACGGTGTGCTCGGGCCGCTAAAACAACAGTTAGAAGGCTTTAGACGTCAAATTCAAGAGTCATATACTCATGAGCAATCTGAACGTAGCGCATTGAAACATCAATTAGATAATTTACGCGATCTCAACTTAAAAATGAGCCAAGACGCAATTAACCTGACGAAAGCATTGAAAGGTGACAACAAGCAGCAAGGTAATTGGGGGGAAGTCATTTTAGAGCGGGTATTACAAGAAAGTGGTTTACGTGAAGGCCACGAGTACCAAACCCAACAAGATTTAAAAGACGACAATGGCAAGCGGTTTAAGCCTGACGTTATCGTCCATTTACCCGAGCAAAAAGACGTGGTGATCGACGCCAAAATGTCATTAGTCAGTTATGAACGTTACTTTAATAGCGAAGACAAAGACATTCGTGACCAAGCGATAAAAGAACATGCATTATCGATTAGGCAGCACATTAAAGGCCTTAGTCAAAAAGATTATCACAAACTACATGGTCTCAAAAGTTTGGACTATGTGCTAATGTTCATTCCCATTGAGCCGGCATTTTTACTGGCCATAGAATACGATCCGAGCTTGGTTAATTTCGCCCTAGAGCAAAATATCATGCTGGTAAGCCCAACCAATTTACTGGTGGCCTTACGCACGATTAATAATATATGGCGTTATGAATATCAAAACCAAAATGCGCAAAACATTGCTAAACAAGCCAGCCGCATTTATGACAAATTATGTGGTTATCTAGAAGATATGGATAAACTCGGCCGCGCCTTAGACACCGCAGATAAAAGCTATCAAAATGCGATGTCCAAGTTGTCTTCAGGTAAAGGCAACCTCATTAGGCAAGCCCATCATATGCAACAATTAGGCGTTGATACCAGTAAACAGATAGACAAACAATTGCTCAATCGAGCACTTGATGAGTCTGTCGAGAAACATGAAAGTAATGGCTAA
- a CDS encoding lysozyme inhibitor LprI family protein encodes MKNVVIFGLLVCIMVLNGGSWAQEIVQTETVRNEMPHKATADCNDPVNTREMNVCARQKTDEAQLRLDKYIAKANEQYHDDPKAVEALQLSQRDWLTYRESYCNAIYQLWRDGSIRGVMYQGCMLQLTVQRTHNIWQDYLTFMDSSAPILPEPH; translated from the coding sequence ATGAAAAATGTTGTAATCTTTGGACTATTGGTTTGCATCATGGTGCTAAATGGTGGGAGCTGGGCGCAAGAGATTGTTCAAACAGAGACAGTCCGAAATGAAATGCCTCATAAAGCAACGGCTGATTGCAATGATCCCGTTAATACGCGTGAAATGAATGTCTGCGCTAGACAGAAAACCGATGAGGCACAGCTTAGGTTAGATAAATATATCGCTAAAGCTAATGAGCAATATCATGATGATCCAAAGGCGGTAGAAGCACTTCAGCTGTCGCAACGAGACTGGTTAACGTATCGAGAGTCTTACTGTAATGCTATATATCAATTGTGGCGAGATGGCAGCATTAGAGGCGTAATGTACCAAGGATGTATGCTGCAACTTACAGTGCAGCGCACTCATAATATTTGGCAGGACTATTTAACGTTTATGGACTCTAGTGCGCCGATATTACCTGAGCCGCATTAA
- a CDS encoding MHYT domain-containing protein: protein MLETIRTLFAVTDENLLIVGNFQPMVVFISITIAILASFMALQVASQAALTLNKYKRYLLTSCGSIALGGGVWSMHFIGMLAFSLCTPVSYDVGLTALSFIPSIAASWVALNVISTPKPKLNQFIFGGILTGLGIGTMHYVGMAAMEMAPLLRYNLFYFGLSIIVAVILAILALWIRFSLNHLGRFTLSDLHKNAIAAVVMGLAVSGMHYIGMAAARFVRPPGFEFSEQTEMMSFYLAIAVATITVFIIVLVLVVNMLVKYQTSLYQAKLSEARYRATISTAVDGIITFNAKGRIESGNQAVESLLGWNLENLCHQNIRDFIPSPFIVDFNSYLNSYLDNNKPQQKSDGRDVEALHISGQSIPVRVSIGHTRIEGKSLFVMYISDLRNRIEMQRALIKSEAQFRSLISNIPGIAYRCLNAEDWPMLFISDAVEQITGYPASDYVGTGKKRNFYEHVHPDDLINITEQVNHQQFYLEYRIYNANGEIRWLLGYGIHVDGLDTKDKWLDGFIMDITERKEMEQSLLIAKDKAEQAASARAAFLANMSHEIRTPMNAIIGFSDILLDDSLPVEQRKHLRTINQSAKSLLHLLNDILDSAKLDKGKFTLEFRDFSLIEEIDSVVSTLWLQANDKGLCLNVNVSADVAPFYHGAPDRIRQVLTNLIGNAIKFTADGGVDINIDIKPSGCINFEIKDTGIGMTEEQLSLVFDAFAQADASMSRRFGGTGLGTTISKQLVELMGGTITANSIFGKGSCFRFGLPLTAPKHQKAPAITDDSNHLIPLSILVVDDIQQNIDLLTIMLKRQGHTVIAARDGKQALLRMRSDNIDIVLMDIQMPIMDGLTASRTRREQEQSEQLPHMPIIALTASVLPEDRKAALDAGMDGFANKPIDMILLNHEIAQALTLEQDNLVVDNTAVDTDNKQVVNEKKGISMWGDKPTLIKEIYAFMAKQHDSCQRIQQLTAAADWQSIQTLLHGLKGLSGNLALSQLSRLFRDAEHLTMTKSQTELSALLPIIEQAFTDVTTYLSRQQNSQSSQSSQHTQSGDTMSSEELLHIITRIEMAARNNQYNEPDVESLIAATPSAYQHQCITIQNALDDFEFEQAVTALIALESHITAQ from the coding sequence ATGCTTGAAACAATCCGCACCCTATTTGCCGTCACAGATGAAAACCTGTTAATTGTTGGTAACTTTCAGCCTATGGTGGTGTTTATTTCTATCACCATTGCAATATTAGCCTCTTTTATGGCATTGCAAGTGGCGTCTCAAGCAGCGCTAACCCTTAATAAATATAAACGATATTTATTAACCAGCTGCGGCAGCATAGCCTTAGGCGGTGGTGTATGGTCAATGCATTTTATCGGTATGTTGGCATTTAGCTTATGTACACCAGTGAGTTACGATGTAGGCTTAACCGCTTTGTCTTTTATCCCTAGCATTGCTGCTTCTTGGGTAGCATTAAATGTCATTTCTACTCCTAAGCCTAAACTTAACCAGTTCATATTTGGCGGCATTCTTACCGGCTTAGGTATTGGTACCATGCATTATGTCGGCATGGCGGCTATGGAAATGGCCCCTTTGCTGCGTTACAACTTATTCTATTTTGGCTTATCGATTATTGTTGCTGTTATTTTGGCAATTTTGGCGTTGTGGATCCGTTTTAGCTTAAATCATTTAGGTCGCTTTACGTTAAGTGACTTACATAAAAATGCCATTGCTGCTGTGGTTATGGGTCTAGCCGTTTCAGGTATGCATTACATCGGTATGGCTGCAGCACGCTTTGTCCGTCCACCAGGGTTTGAGTTTTCAGAACAAACCGAAATGATGTCGTTCTATTTAGCGATTGCGGTAGCAACCATTACCGTTTTTATCATTGTATTGGTATTAGTCGTCAATATGTTGGTTAAATACCAAACGTCTTTATATCAAGCCAAATTAAGCGAAGCTCGTTATCGCGCTACCATTAGCACTGCCGTTGATGGGATCATTACCTTTAATGCCAAAGGGCGTATAGAAAGCGGCAACCAAGCAGTCGAATCTTTGCTCGGCTGGAACCTCGAAAATCTGTGCCACCAAAATATTCGTGACTTTATCCCATCTCCATTTATTGTCGACTTCAATTCTTACTTAAACAGTTACTTAGATAATAATAAACCACAACAAAAAAGTGATGGACGTGATGTTGAAGCACTACACATCAGCGGCCAATCAATACCCGTTAGGGTATCGATTGGCCACACACGCATAGAAGGCAAAAGCTTGTTTGTGATGTACATAAGTGATTTGCGTAATCGTATTGAAATGCAACGTGCACTGATTAAAAGCGAAGCCCAGTTTCGCTCACTAATCTCGAATATCCCGGGTATCGCCTATCGCTGTTTAAATGCAGAAGATTGGCCAATGTTATTTATTAGCGACGCGGTTGAACAAATAACCGGTTACCCAGCAAGTGATTATGTAGGTACAGGTAAAAAACGTAATTTTTATGAACACGTACACCCAGACGACTTGATTAATATTACTGAACAGGTGAATCATCAACAGTTTTACCTAGAGTACCGTATTTATAATGCCAATGGAGAAATCCGTTGGCTATTAGGTTATGGCATTCATGTTGATGGCTTGGATACAAAAGATAAATGGCTCGACGGTTTTATTATGGACATCACCGAGCGCAAAGAAATGGAACAATCATTATTAATTGCCAAAGATAAAGCCGAGCAAGCCGCATCTGCACGAGCAGCATTTTTAGCTAATATGAGCCACGAAATTCGCACCCCAATGAACGCCATTATTGGTTTTAGCGATATTTTGCTCGACGACTCGCTCCCAGTAGAACAACGTAAGCACTTACGGACCATTAATCAGTCCGCAAAATCATTATTGCATTTACTGAATGATATTCTCGATAGTGCAAAATTAGACAAAGGAAAGTTTACATTAGAGTTCAGAGATTTTTCATTAATAGAAGAAATCGACTCTGTGGTATCGACATTATGGTTACAAGCTAATGATAAAGGCTTGTGTTTAAATGTTAATGTGTCAGCGGATGTGGCTCCATTTTATCACGGTGCACCTGACCGAATACGCCAAGTATTAACCAACCTTATTGGTAACGCTATCAAGTTTACTGCCGATGGTGGGGTTGATATTAATATTGATATCAAGCCAAGCGGTTGTATCAATTTTGAAATCAAGGATACCGGCATCGGCATGACAGAAGAACAATTATCTTTAGTCTTTGATGCTTTTGCTCAAGCAGATGCCAGTATGAGCCGTCGCTTTGGTGGCACAGGACTTGGTACAACTATTAGCAAACAATTGGTTGAGTTAATGGGCGGAACAATCACTGCCAATAGTATTTTCGGCAAAGGTAGCTGTTTTAGATTTGGATTACCGTTAACGGCACCGAAACATCAAAAAGCTCCAGCAATTACCGATGATTCAAATCACCTTATCCCACTGAGCATTTTAGTTGTGGATGATATTCAACAAAATATTGACCTATTAACTATTATGTTAAAACGTCAGGGACATACGGTCATCGCTGCCCGAGACGGAAAACAAGCCCTACTGCGGATGCGCAGCGACAATATTGATATTGTATTAATGGATATACAGATGCCGATAATGGACGGACTAACCGCCTCGCGCACACGTCGGGAACAAGAGCAAAGTGAACAGTTACCACACATGCCTATTATTGCATTAACAGCCAGTGTGTTGCCTGAAGATCGCAAAGCAGCCTTAGATGCCGGCATGGATGGTTTTGCCAATAAGCCTATCGATATGATATTGCTTAATCATGAAATAGCCCAAGCATTAACACTTGAGCAAGACAATCTAGTCGTCGATAATACCGCTGTTGATACCGACAACAAGCAAGTTGTTAATGAAAAAAAAGGCATCTCAATGTGGGGAGACAAACCCACTCTTATCAAAGAAATTTATGCCTTTATGGCTAAGCAACATGATAGTTGTCAACGTATTCAACAATTGACAGCTGCAGCCGATTGGCAAAGTATTCAGACTCTCTTACATGGACTAAAAGGCTTGTCAGGTAATTTAGCTCTTTCACAGCTAAGCAGACTATTTCGCGATGCTGAACACTTAACCATGACAAAGTCGCAAACAGAGTTGTCGGCTTTATTGCCCATTATTGAACAAGCTTTTACTGATGTAACGACGTATCTTAGTCGGCAACAAAACAGTCAAAGTAGTCAAAGTAGTCAACACACACAATCGGGCGACACGATGAGCAGCGAGGAATTACTGCACATCATCACTCGTATTGAAATGGCAGCTCGAAACAATCAATACAATGAACCCGATGTAGAGTCTTTGATTGCAGCTACCCCATCGGCTTATCAACACCAATGTATTACAATACAAAATGCTCTAGACGACTTTGAATTTGAACAAGCAGTAACCGCACTCATTGCCCTTGAGTCTCATATTACCGCACAGTAA